One stretch of Streptomyces sp. NBC_00443 DNA includes these proteins:
- a CDS encoding FAD-binding oxidoreductase, giving the protein MPESAIHPIDPGASRPRSWWGWGYTDAHPDDAECAALGALLPGTLARPLPIPRVCDLAIGRPGVKPPPALAHLVTDDPEARAAHAMGKAYRDVIRALRGRPRRIPDLVARPTDDQEVADLLEWAGEHGVAVIPFGGGSSVVGGVEYRGDAHQAVLSLDLTSMDRVLEIDSASRAARIQAGALGPALEAQLRPHNLTLRHFPQSFEFSTLGGWLATRAGGHYATLHTHIDDFVQSLRVITPAGAGRSWRLPASGAGPSPDRLLLGSEGTLGIITEAWMRLQERPRYKASASVAFADFHRALDAVRAIAQSDLFPANCRLLDPGEAALSGASHDGSAVLVLGFESATAQVDDRLATALDLARAHGGRGEAPAAHGDAPADGPVTAWRSAFLRMPYLRDGLARMGAVVETFETATTWDRIPALIEAVRTEVGAAALKATGHEAAINCRLTHVYPDGAAPYFTVAVAGRPGDEVEVWDDIKAVVTDLLHRHHATATHHHAVGRDHRPGYDLQRPEPFALALRATKHALDPRHILNPGVLLD; this is encoded by the coding sequence ATGCCCGAGTCCGCGATCCATCCGATCGACCCCGGCGCCTCCCGCCCCCGCTCCTGGTGGGGCTGGGGCTACACCGACGCCCACCCCGACGACGCCGAATGCGCCGCCCTGGGCGCCCTGCTGCCGGGCACCCTGGCCCGCCCACTGCCGATACCCCGGGTCTGTGACCTGGCCATCGGCCGCCCCGGCGTGAAGCCGCCGCCCGCCCTGGCGCACCTGGTCACCGACGACCCGGAGGCCCGCGCCGCGCACGCCATGGGCAAGGCGTACCGCGACGTCATCCGAGCCCTGCGCGGCCGCCCCCGCCGCATCCCCGACCTTGTGGCCCGCCCGACCGACGACCAGGAGGTGGCCGACCTGCTGGAGTGGGCCGGCGAGCACGGTGTGGCCGTCATCCCCTTCGGCGGCGGCTCCTCAGTGGTCGGCGGCGTGGAGTACCGCGGTGACGCCCACCAGGCTGTGCTGTCGCTGGATCTGACCTCGATGGACCGGGTCCTGGAGATCGACAGCGCGAGTCGCGCCGCCCGCATCCAGGCAGGGGCCCTCGGTCCCGCACTGGAGGCACAGCTGCGGCCCCACAACCTCACGCTGCGCCACTTCCCGCAGAGCTTCGAGTTCTCCACCCTCGGCGGCTGGCTGGCCACCCGGGCAGGGGGCCACTACGCCACCCTTCACACGCACATCGACGACTTCGTGCAGTCCCTGCGCGTGATCACGCCCGCGGGAGCGGGCAGGTCCTGGCGGCTGCCCGCGTCCGGCGCCGGACCGTCGCCCGACCGGCTGCTCCTCGGGTCCGAGGGCACGCTCGGCATCATCACCGAGGCATGGATGCGACTGCAGGAGCGCCCCCGGTACAAGGCCTCGGCGTCGGTGGCCTTCGCCGACTTCCACCGCGCGCTGGACGCGGTGCGCGCGATCGCCCAGTCCGACCTCTTCCCGGCCAACTGTCGTCTGCTCGACCCCGGCGAGGCCGCACTGTCCGGCGCCTCGCACGACGGTTCCGCCGTCCTGGTCCTGGGCTTCGAGTCCGCCACCGCCCAGGTCGACGATCGCCTCGCGACAGCACTGGACCTGGCTCGCGCCCACGGCGGCCGCGGCGAGGCACCGGCGGCTCACGGCGACGCGCCGGCCGACGGGCCGGTGACCGCCTGGCGCTCGGCGTTCCTGCGTATGCCCTATCTGCGCGACGGCCTGGCCCGTATGGGCGCCGTGGTCGAAACCTTCGAGACCGCCACCACGTGGGACAGGATCCCCGCCCTGATCGAGGCCGTCCGCACGGAAGTCGGCGCCGCCGCGTTGAAGGCCACCGGACACGAGGCCGCCATCAACTGCCGCCTGACGCACGTGTACCCCGACGGCGCGGCCCCCTATTTCACCGTGGCCGTCGCCGGCCGTCCCGGAGACGAGGTCGAGGTCTGGGACGACATCAAGGCCGTCGTGACCGACCTCCTGCACCGCCACCACGCCACGGCCACCCACCACCACGCCGTCGGCCGCGACCACCGCCCCGGCTACGACCTCCAACGCCCGGAGCCCTTCGCGCTGGCCCTGCGCGCCACCAAGCACGCCCTGGATCCCCGCCACATCCTCAACCCCGGCGTCCTGCTCGACTGA
- a CDS encoding Imm49 family immunity protein translates to MSEPGDLAEMDALCTYLTVVQGPVPGARPGRVPLDKPDAEARARAAGQLDASGTLTPDQRLLRVLLDDDQATLEHALEERLVAHRDNAGSDPVPRSLLPVAAMALAALACLAHGWQLGVRSGYLPQSLMRAPQQ, encoded by the coding sequence GTGTCGGAGCCCGGCGACCTCGCCGAGATGGACGCGCTGTGCACCTACCTGACCGTCGTGCAGGGGCCGGTGCCCGGGGCGCGGCCCGGCCGGGTCCCGCTGGACAAGCCGGACGCCGAGGCCCGTGCGCGGGCAGCCGGGCAACTCGACGCGAGCGGGACACTGACGCCGGATCAGAGGCTGCTGCGCGTACTGCTCGACGACGACCAGGCCACCCTCGAACACGCTCTGGAAGAGCGGCTTGTGGCGCACCGCGACAACGCCGGAAGCGACCCGGTCCCCAGGAGTCTGCTGCCGGTGGCTGCCATGGCGCTGGCCGCGCTTGCCTGTCTCGCGCACGGCTGGCAGTTGGGCGTACGGTCCGGCTACCTGCCCCAATCCCTGATGCGTGCCCCGCAGCAGTAG
- a CDS encoding TetR/AcrR family transcriptional regulator yields the protein MTRLSSKAGTKGVPRAAREQQVLAAATEEFGRHGYEATTVAAVAARVGVTKPLVHQYFGSKEDLYLACLTPVGDRLLDAIRAAMAAGDTGGPSTPLRVLHGLFTALDGQREAWFVLYDASLPPGTDAADRAAYYRGAIDDLAAIGSADLVYADGAGDPLDADALKHAWRGLCTALVRWWINHPDQSPEAMTQRCARLFAVGRDVLGTGGDNGSSSEPSAPAS from the coding sequence ATGACAAGACTGAGCTCCAAGGCCGGTACCAAGGGCGTGCCAAGGGCCGCGCGCGAACAGCAAGTCCTGGCCGCGGCGACGGAGGAGTTCGGTCGTCACGGCTACGAAGCCACGACCGTGGCGGCCGTCGCCGCGCGCGTGGGTGTCACCAAGCCGCTGGTGCACCAGTACTTCGGCAGCAAGGAGGACCTGTACCTCGCCTGCCTGACCCCGGTCGGCGACCGGCTGCTCGACGCGATCCGCGCCGCGATGGCTGCGGGCGACACCGGTGGGCCGTCCACGCCCCTGCGTGTGCTGCACGGGCTGTTCACGGCTCTGGACGGGCAGCGCGAGGCATGGTTCGTCCTGTACGACGCGTCACTGCCGCCCGGCACTGACGCCGCCGACCGCGCGGCGTACTACCGCGGTGCCATCGACGACCTGGCCGCGATCGGTTCAGCCGATCTCGTGTACGCGGACGGTGCCGGCGATCCGCTCGACGCCGACGCGCTCAAGCATGCCTGGCGGGGCCTTTGCACCGCCCTGGTCCGCTGGTGGATCAACCATCCCGACCAGTCGCCCGAGGCCATGACGCAACGGTGCGCGCGGCTCTTCGCCGTCGGACGTGACGTCCTGGGCACGGGCGGCGACAACGGGTCGTCCTCGGAGCCGAGCGCACCTGCCTCGTAA
- a CDS encoding tryptophan 7-halogenase, with the protein MTSDYDLVVVGGGPAGSTAATAVALRGHRVLLLERETFPRYQIGESLLPATVHGLCRMLGVADEVARAGFTLKRGGTLRWGRAPEPWQFSFSMTPRLPEPTATAFQVERSRFDEILLRNAERVGVEVRESSPVRRVLTDGERVHGVEYTDPDGTARTAHARYVIDASGNTSRIHGRVGGARVYSDFFRNLAVFGYYAGGRRLPEPNSGNIFCAAFDAGWLWYIPLRDDLTSVGAVISPEHYAAVQHDPRGAWQNMITSCPEVDRLLTDVPVATEPPYDRVRVRKDYSYWKKSLWAPGMALVGDAACFVDPVLSSGVHLATYGALLAARAVNSALDGSVPEERGFAEFEARYRREYGVFYEFLIAFYDMERNEQSYFWSAKKVTRVDVDEVAAFAELAGGVASGDTAVIATGHPHWNAASAELNNAVDRLTTGDDRVNPLLSTQVVTDTFRTGNDLQEQALYGSPLDEPGAAAPDGLTVAADGLSWVS; encoded by the coding sequence ATGACCTCGGACTACGACCTCGTCGTCGTGGGCGGCGGGCCGGCCGGCTCGACCGCCGCGACGGCCGTGGCCCTGCGCGGGCACCGGGTGCTCCTGCTGGAGCGCGAGACCTTCCCCCGGTACCAGATCGGCGAGTCGCTGCTGCCCGCCACCGTGCACGGCCTGTGCCGCATGCTCGGAGTTGCCGACGAGGTCGCCCGGGCCGGCTTCACCCTCAAACGCGGCGGGACACTGCGCTGGGGCCGCGCCCCGGAGCCCTGGCAGTTCTCCTTCTCGATGACGCCCCGCCTGCCCGAGCCCACTGCGACGGCCTTCCAGGTGGAGCGCTCCCGGTTCGACGAAATCCTGCTGCGCAACGCCGAACGGGTCGGGGTCGAGGTGCGCGAGAGCAGTCCCGTACGCCGCGTGCTCACCGACGGCGAGCGGGTGCACGGCGTCGAGTACACCGACCCGGACGGGACCGCGCGCACGGCGCACGCCCGGTACGTGATCGACGCGTCCGGCAACACCAGCCGGATCCACGGCCGAGTCGGCGGAGCCCGCGTGTACTCCGACTTCTTCCGTAACCTCGCCGTGTTCGGCTACTACGCCGGCGGCCGCCGCCTCCCCGAACCGAACAGCGGCAACATCTTCTGCGCCGCCTTCGACGCCGGCTGGCTCTGGTACATCCCGCTGCGCGACGACCTCACCAGCGTCGGCGCCGTGATCTCACCCGAGCACTACGCGGCCGTCCAGCACGACCCGCGCGGCGCCTGGCAGAACATGATCACATCGTGCCCGGAAGTCGACCGCCTGCTGACGGACGTACCGGTCGCGACCGAGCCGCCGTACGACCGGGTGCGCGTGCGCAAGGACTACTCCTACTGGAAGAAGTCCCTCTGGGCACCGGGCATGGCCCTCGTCGGCGACGCCGCATGCTTCGTCGACCCGGTGCTCTCCTCCGGCGTCCACCTGGCGACGTACGGCGCCCTGCTGGCAGCCCGCGCGGTGAACTCCGCACTCGACGGCAGTGTCCCCGAGGAGCGGGGCTTCGCCGAGTTCGAGGCGCGCTACCGCCGCGAGTACGGCGTGTTCTACGAGTTCCTCATCGCCTTCTACGACATGGAGCGCAACGAGCAGTCGTACTTCTGGTCGGCGAAGAAGGTCACCCGGGTCGACGTCGATGAAGTCGCCGCCTTCGCCGAGTTGGCCGGTGGCGTGGCCTCCGGCGACACAGCGGTGATCGCAACCGGTCACCCCCACTGGAATGCCGCGTCCGCCGAACTGAACAACGCGGTGGACCGCCTGACGACCGGCGACGACCGCGTGAACCCGCTGCTGTCCACCCAGGTCGTCACCGACACCTTCCGCACCGGCAACGACCTCCAGGAACAGGCTTTGTACGGCAGCCCGCTCGATGAACCGGGTGCCGCCGCGCCCGACGGTCTCACCGTCGCTGCGGACGGCCTGTCCTGGGTCTCATGA
- a CDS encoding alpha/beta fold hydrolase, with translation MGTYVEANGTTIWTESRGQGPGILLIAGLSDPAEAWQAQLDGLSDRYRVIAFDNRGSGRTPLPDGPMSVAMMADDAAELLRAFQVDRAHVVAFSGGSAIAQELALRHPEAVRSLVLTSTWARADAYFTSMTRFWQWLATQAPDERAMLEAFFLWIYTPRAHADGTVERLIEETLAFPYAQSAEAFQRQLEAFTPHDTLDRLPGITAPTLVLAGERDIATPPRFGRIVADAVPGARFEILAGEAHQPFQESPDVFNARVAAFWREVERGIVSNSTDDR, from the coding sequence ATGGGCACGTACGTGGAAGCCAACGGAACCACGATCTGGACCGAGAGCCGTGGCCAAGGGCCCGGCATCCTGCTGATCGCAGGACTGAGCGATCCTGCCGAGGCGTGGCAGGCGCAACTCGACGGGCTGTCGGACCGGTACCGGGTCATCGCCTTCGACAACCGGGGGTCGGGGCGGACGCCCCTGCCCGACGGGCCCATGTCCGTGGCGATGATGGCCGACGACGCCGCGGAACTGCTCCGTGCGTTCCAGGTCGACAGGGCGCATGTCGTCGCGTTCTCGGGCGGCAGCGCGATTGCGCAGGAGCTGGCGCTCCGTCACCCGGAAGCCGTCCGTAGCCTCGTCCTCACCAGTACGTGGGCCCGAGCGGACGCCTACTTCACCAGCATGACCCGCTTCTGGCAGTGGCTGGCGACCCAGGCGCCGGACGAGCGCGCCATGCTGGAGGCGTTCTTTCTGTGGATCTACACGCCCCGCGCCCACGCCGACGGCACGGTGGAGCGGCTCATCGAGGAAACGCTCGCCTTCCCGTACGCGCAGTCCGCCGAGGCCTTCCAGCGTCAATTGGAGGCGTTCACGCCCCACGACACACTCGACCGGCTGCCCGGCATCACGGCACCGACCCTCGTCCTGGCCGGCGAACGGGACATCGCCACGCCACCGCGGTTCGGACGGATCGTGGCCGACGCCGTCCCGGGCGCCCGTTTCGAGATCCTGGCGGGGGAGGCTCATCAGCCGTTCCAGGAGTCCCCGGACGTGTTCAACGCACGGGTCGCTGCCTTCTGGCGCGAGGTCGAGCGCGGGATCGTTTCGAACTCGACCGACGACAGGTGA
- a CDS encoding SDR family NAD(P)-dependent oxidoreductase, with product MLAPDAEGLLAGLRDLADGVDTPALLRGTARTRPKVALLCAGQGAQRPGMGRELRAAFPVFDAAFTGWCEEFTPWLDRPLLEVIDSLDDGLLNRTDYAQPALFAFAVAFHTLLADWGVRPDYLVGHSIGELAAAHIAGVFSRADAVRLVAARARLMAALPTGGAMIAVRAPLAEVTHHLGEGPGRVAVAAVNGPTSVVLSGDEDAVTALVATIGRPSHRLRVSHAFHSPLLDPMLAEYRAVAEAVTYHRPSVPVVSTLTGRPEQDALTDAEHWVRQARETVRFADAVRWSADAGVTAYVEAAPSASLAVAAEGCVAPDAGAVFTACPDPRTALDALAALHVHGVPVDWRRVYAGSGARRRPLPTYPFQRQRYWLNAVRHRTPSGHPLMGQPQHDADGPGIRHTAALSTTDHPWLADHAIGDRVVVPATLFAELACRATGTPGAVRLAELAFHEPLVLSPADRMQVQVVAGAPDAAGGRPVTIWARPVGATGPWSRHATATTAPAQAPPADGGEAWPPAGAERLPIDYPRLAAYGHHYGPAFRAVSALWRRDGEVFAELALSPGEAATADAYTLHPALFDAALHAALLAEEPSERAREPRAPLACTGLTVYATGASAARAVVRRLGEDEFRVTLTDPVGRPLAAVESMVTRAIPTAATARAGTYRLTWRPAAPVHDASPEHELLDVARLAAALPEDAIPPERARKLLGAALEAVRAWTSDVRPGRLMVLTQNATGDDPDPAEAAVAGLVRSAQSEHPDRIVLVDRGGVPASPGDLEGAPEGLEAALRSGEPQVRLRDGLVLVPRLLLTDPPTAEPPALDPDGTVLITGGTGALGESLARYLVAERGVRHLLLTGRSGRVPDWAGGLPAKVRVAACDVGDRAAVDTLVASCRPAPTAVFHLAGVVDDGVVDTMTPGRLATVLAPKADGAWHLHEATKDLGLSAFVLYSSAAGVLGRPGQSNYAAANGFLDALARHRVAHGLPAQALAWGPWSTADEGGMAARVAPARLGEGGVLSVTEGEGVRLLDTAMRLAEPVLVPIPLDLAAAGGPAAPSVLADLVAQRAAQAERHVTDVSPPGTAGAEEVGRAAVQAPGAWRERLTAIDAPERETVLAELIRVEVAAVLGFTDPAAFPAERAFTEVGFDSLTSVQLRNRLSAFTRVRLAPTVVMEFPTLPELAAHVHAALIDAGALGQDGSETPPPAAPGPQSSPSSPSSPLRFSTLYHRVLCEQGPLEAMGLRHLASYALPTFTDGERTEHAVPPVRLAHGDGTPLVYIPDYLSPLHREPCALAEQFDGERDLFLLEHPGFGTRRAVPDSMATLVRTHAETVRALSTDLEPVIVGYCAGGAIAHAVARDLAHTGHAPAGVILIDSHAGVLRRDDPRGLALMSAGAALPDDVVDELDDSLLITGGGYARVLENWQPEPAAVPTLLLRGRPTQHMRQAAPDGDWQPRWPLPHDSADLPGDHFTVLNRDAHSTAAAIRAWLTK from the coding sequence GTGTTGGCCCCCGATGCCGAGGGGCTGCTCGCCGGGCTGCGCGATCTGGCCGACGGTGTCGACACACCGGCGCTGCTGCGGGGCACCGCACGTACCCGTCCGAAGGTGGCACTGCTCTGCGCGGGCCAGGGCGCCCAACGGCCCGGTATGGGCCGCGAACTGCGCGCCGCCTTCCCGGTTTTCGACGCGGCGTTCACCGGATGGTGCGAGGAGTTCACGCCGTGGCTGGACCGGCCGCTGCTGGAGGTCATCGACTCCCTGGACGACGGCCTGCTGAACCGCACCGACTACGCGCAGCCCGCGCTGTTCGCCTTCGCGGTCGCCTTTCACACGCTGCTCGCCGACTGGGGGGTCCGGCCGGACTACCTGGTCGGTCACTCGATCGGTGAGCTGGCCGCCGCCCATATCGCCGGTGTGTTCTCCCGCGCCGACGCGGTCCGACTGGTCGCCGCCCGCGCCCGGTTGATGGCGGCCCTGCCCACCGGCGGCGCGATGATCGCGGTGCGTGCGCCGCTGGCCGAGGTGACTCACCATCTCGGCGAGGGGCCCGGCCGGGTGGCGGTCGCGGCGGTCAACGGACCGACGTCGGTCGTACTGTCCGGCGACGAGGACGCCGTGACGGCGCTCGTCGCCACCATCGGACGCCCGTCCCACCGGCTACGGGTCAGCCACGCCTTCCACTCACCGCTGCTGGACCCGATGCTGGCCGAGTACCGGGCGGTCGCCGAGGCGGTGACCTACCACCGGCCGTCCGTCCCGGTGGTGTCCACGCTGACCGGCCGTCCCGAGCAGGACGCGCTCACCGACGCCGAGCACTGGGTACGGCAGGCGCGTGAGACGGTTCGGTTCGCCGACGCGGTGCGGTGGTCGGCCGACGCCGGCGTGACGGCGTACGTCGAGGCCGCGCCCTCCGCCTCGCTCGCAGTGGCGGCCGAGGGCTGCGTCGCGCCGGACGCGGGCGCGGTGTTCACGGCATGCCCCGATCCCCGTACGGCGCTCGATGCGCTGGCAGCGCTGCATGTGCACGGGGTGCCGGTGGACTGGCGGCGGGTGTACGCGGGCAGCGGTGCCCGTCGGCGTCCGTTGCCCACCTATCCCTTCCAGCGACAGCGCTATTGGCTGAACGCCGTGCGGCACCGCACCCCGTCCGGCCACCCCCTGATGGGGCAGCCGCAGCACGACGCCGATGGGCCCGGGATCCGGCACACCGCCGCACTTTCCACCACGGACCACCCTTGGCTGGCCGACCACGCGATCGGCGACCGGGTGGTGGTGCCCGCCACCCTCTTCGCCGAACTGGCCTGCCGAGCCACCGGCACCCCCGGCGCCGTCCGGCTGGCCGAACTGGCCTTCCACGAGCCGCTTGTGCTGTCCCCGGCGGATCGGATGCAGGTGCAGGTGGTCGCCGGGGCACCGGACGCGGCGGGCGGCCGACCGGTCACCATCTGGGCCCGCCCGGTCGGCGCGACGGGGCCGTGGAGCCGGCATGCCACCGCGACGACCGCCCCGGCTCAGGCTCCGCCCGCCGATGGGGGCGAGGCGTGGCCGCCCGCAGGCGCCGAGCGGCTACCCATCGACTATCCGCGCCTCGCGGCGTACGGCCATCACTACGGGCCCGCCTTCCGCGCGGTGAGCGCCCTGTGGCGTCGGGACGGTGAAGTCTTCGCCGAACTGGCGCTGTCGCCCGGGGAAGCGGCGACGGCGGATGCGTACACCCTGCACCCCGCTCTGTTCGACGCGGCGCTGCACGCCGCGCTGCTGGCCGAGGAGCCGAGCGAGCGAGCGCGTGAGCCGCGGGCCCCGCTCGCCTGCACGGGTCTGACGGTGTACGCCACCGGTGCCTCGGCGGCGCGGGCCGTCGTACGGCGCCTCGGGGAGGACGAGTTCCGGGTCACCCTCACCGACCCCGTGGGTCGGCCCCTCGCCGCCGTGGAGTCCATGGTCACCCGCGCGATCCCGACCGCAGCCACAGCGCGTGCCGGGACATACCGCCTCACCTGGCGGCCGGCGGCGCCGGTCCACGACGCGAGCCCTGAGCACGAGCTGCTCGACGTGGCCCGACTCGCCGCGGCCCTGCCCGAAGACGCCATCCCGCCCGAACGCGCCCGCAAGCTCCTCGGCGCCGCGTTGGAGGCCGTACGCGCATGGACCTCGGATGTGCGGCCGGGCCGTCTGATGGTGCTCACCCAGAACGCCACCGGCGACGACCCCGATCCCGCCGAGGCCGCGGTCGCAGGGCTGGTGCGCAGTGCCCAGTCCGAGCACCCCGACCGGATCGTGCTGGTCGACCGGGGTGGAGTCCCGGCCTCACCAGGGGACTTGGAGGGAGCGCCAGAAGGCCTGGAGGCAGCGCTGCGGTCCGGCGAGCCACAGGTCCGTCTGCGTGACGGTCTCGTCCTGGTGCCCCGACTCCTCCTCACGGATCCGCCCACCGCCGAGCCACCCGCCCTGGACCCCGACGGGACGGTGCTGATCACCGGCGGCACGGGCGCGCTCGGAGAGAGTCTCGCCCGGTATCTGGTCGCGGAACGCGGGGTACGACACCTGCTGTTGACCGGCCGCAGCGGACGCGTCCCGGACTGGGCGGGCGGCCTGCCCGCGAAAGTGCGCGTGGCGGCGTGCGACGTGGGCGACCGCGCGGCCGTCGACACCCTGGTCGCGTCCTGCCGACCGGCGCCGACGGCCGTCTTCCACCTTGCCGGGGTGGTGGACGACGGCGTGGTGGACACCATGACCCCGGGCCGGCTCGCGACCGTGCTCGCGCCGAAGGCTGACGGTGCCTGGCATCTGCACGAGGCGACGAAGGACCTCGGCCTGTCCGCGTTCGTCCTGTACTCCTCGGCCGCCGGAGTCCTCGGCCGACCGGGCCAGTCGAACTACGCCGCCGCGAACGGATTCCTCGACGCGCTCGCCCGGCACCGCGTGGCCCACGGACTGCCCGCGCAGGCCTTGGCCTGGGGTCCGTGGTCCACCGCGGACGAGGGGGGGATGGCGGCCCGCGTCGCGCCCGCACGTCTCGGCGAGGGCGGCGTGCTGTCCGTCACGGAAGGGGAGGGCGTGCGTCTCCTCGACACGGCCATGCGCCTTGCGGAACCGGTGCTGGTGCCGATCCCGTTGGACCTCGCGGCAGCGGGCGGTCCGGCCGCGCCGTCCGTCCTCGCAGACCTGGTGGCGCAGCGTGCGGCTCAAGCCGAGCGGCACGTCACTGACGTATCGCCCCCTGGGACTGCTGGGGCTGAAGAGGTCGGCAGGGCTGCTGTGCAGGCACCCGGCGCGTGGCGTGAGCGGCTAACCGCCATCGACGCGCCCGAACGCGAGACCGTCCTGGCAGAGCTGATCCGCGTCGAGGTCGCCGCGGTCCTGGGCTTCACCGACCCGGCCGCATTCCCCGCCGAACGAGCCTTCACCGAGGTCGGCTTCGACTCCCTGACCTCCGTACAGCTCCGCAACCGCCTCAGCGCGTTCACGCGCGTGCGACTGGCTCCGACCGTCGTGATGGAGTTCCCCACGCTGCCCGAGCTGGCGGCGCACGTCCATGCCGCTCTGATCGATGCGGGCGCGCTGGGGCAGGACGGATCCGAAACACCACCTCCGGCAGCGCCCGGCCCCCAGTCCTCACCCTCCTCCCCCTCATCCCCCTTGCGGTTCAGCACCCTCTACCACCGAGTGCTGTGCGAACAGGGCCCGTTGGAGGCGATGGGGCTGCGCCATCTCGCGTCCTACGCCCTGCCGACCTTCACCGACGGGGAACGCACCGAGCACGCGGTCCCGCCGGTCCGGCTCGCCCACGGCGACGGCACTCCGCTGGTGTACATCCCGGACTATCTCTCACCGCTCCACCGCGAACCCTGCGCTCTGGCCGAGCAGTTCGACGGCGAACGCGACCTGTTCCTGCTGGAGCATCCCGGATTCGGAACGCGCCGGGCCGTCCCGGACAGCATGGCCACGCTGGTGCGGACGCACGCCGAGACGGTGCGCGCGCTGTCCACGGACCTGGAACCGGTCATCGTCGGCTACTGCGCCGGCGGCGCGATCGCGCACGCCGTGGCCCGTGATCTCGCGCACACGGGACACGCTCCGGCCGGCGTGATCCTGATCGACTCCCATGCCGGAGTGCTGCGCCGCGACGACCCTCGTGGGCTGGCCCTGATGTCCGCCGGCGCCGCTCTGCCGGACGACGTGGTCGACGAGCTGGACGACTCGTTGCTGATCACCGGGGGCGGCTATGCGCGGGTACTCGAGAACTGGCAGCCCGAACCGGCTGCGGTCCCGACCCTGTTGCTCCGCGGCCGGCCCACGCAGCACATGCGGCAGGCGGCCCCCGACGGGGACTGGCAGCCGCGCTGGCCGCTGCCCCACGACAGCGCGGACCTGCCCGGCGACCACTTCACCGTGCTGAACCGCGATGCCCACAGCACGGCAGCGGCGATCCGTGCCTGGCTGACCAAGTGA
- a CDS encoding AAA family ATPase: protein MVGTVETRLVVLRGNSASGKSSVAAGLRERFGRNLALVGQDNLRRIVLRERDRPGAANIGLIDMTARYALSAGFHTVVEGILYADRYGPMLKDLVHDHRGTTRCYYLDVPLQETLARHATKPDPALLAQVTDQHLRDWYRERDLLPDGIETVIDAGSSLHATVDRIMRETGLDRVPAIDR from the coding sequence ATGGTGGGAACGGTTGAGACCCGGCTGGTCGTCCTGCGCGGCAACAGCGCCTCCGGCAAGTCGTCCGTCGCGGCCGGCCTGCGCGAGCGGTTCGGCCGCAATCTGGCCCTGGTCGGCCAGGACAACCTGCGCCGCATCGTGCTGCGCGAGCGGGACCGGCCCGGCGCAGCCAACATCGGCTTGATCGACATGACGGCCCGTTACGCCCTGTCCGCAGGGTTCCACACGGTCGTCGAGGGCATCCTGTACGCCGACCGGTACGGCCCGATGCTCAAGGACCTGGTCCACGACCACCGCGGCACCACGCGCTGCTACTACCTGGACGTGCCCTTGCAGGAGACCCTCGCACGGCATGCGACGAAGCCCGACCCGGCCCTGCTGGCCCAGGTCACCGACCAGCACCTGCGCGACTGGTACCGCGAACGGGACCTGCTGCCTGACGGGATCGAGACCGTCATCGACGCCGGGAGCTCCTTGCACGCGACCGTGGACCGCATCATGCGTGAGACGGGCCTCGACCGGGTGCCGGCGATCGACCGCTGA
- a CDS encoding DUF1206 domain-containing protein: MDTGALARTGRFRAERAARGSVTEGAARAGLAARGVIYLLVGALALQIAFGITGEQADRGGALQELSHKPFGAVLLWALGIGLVGMALWRLSEALFGSVGKDGRSARKRLLATVRFAFYVFVAYSVLSFAASRDQSGGGSSDQQSRDATARALETPAGQWLVAAAGIGVVVAGGWIAVRAVLRKYHDKLKLGQLSRRARQLVDVSGVVGGVARGLVFAVAGVFAVRAAIDYEPDRAKGLDDTLRTFADTPLGPWLLACVAAGLVLFGVFSFAMARWQRV, from the coding sequence ATGGACACGGGTGCGTTGGCACGGACAGGACGGTTCCGGGCGGAGCGGGCGGCGCGGGGGTCGGTCACCGAGGGGGCGGCGCGGGCGGGTCTCGCCGCCCGGGGAGTGATCTATCTGCTCGTCGGAGCCCTGGCGCTGCAGATCGCCTTCGGCATCACCGGCGAACAGGCCGACCGCGGTGGGGCGTTGCAGGAGCTGTCGCACAAGCCCTTCGGTGCTGTACTGCTGTGGGCGCTGGGCATCGGCCTCGTCGGGATGGCCCTGTGGCGGCTGTCCGAGGCGCTGTTCGGCTCCGTCGGGAAGGACGGCCGTAGCGCGCGCAAGCGACTGCTGGCGACCGTGCGCTTCGCGTTCTACGTCTTCGTCGCCTACTCGGTGCTGTCCTTCGCGGCGAGCCGGGACCAGAGCGGCGGCGGATCCAGCGACCAGCAGTCGCGGGACGCCACCGCCAGGGCACTGGAGACACCCGCCGGCCAGTGGCTGGTCGCGGCGGCCGGCATCGGCGTCGTCGTGGCCGGCGGCTGGATCGCCGTACGGGCCGTCCTGCGCAAGTACCACGACAAGCTCAAGCTCGGGCAGCTGAGCCGCAGGGCACGGCAGCTGGTGGACGTCAGCGGTGTGGTCGGTGGTGTGGCGCGCGGGCTGGTGTTCGCCGTGGCGGGCGTCTTCGCCGTGCGGGCGGCGATCGACTACGAGCCCGACCGGGCCAAGGGGCTGGACGACACTCTACGTACATTCGCCGACACTCCGCTCGGCCCGTGGCTGCTGGCCTGCGTCGCAGCCGGTCTGGTGCTGTTCGGTGTGTTCTCGTTCGCCATGGCTCGCTGGCAACGTGTGTGA